The Raphanus sativus cultivar WK10039 chromosome 2, ASM80110v3, whole genome shotgun sequence genome includes a region encoding these proteins:
- the LOC108840717 gene encoding protein SOB FIVE-LIKE 2-like, which yields MESPRIHEGVAEEKSSCESGWTMYIEDSFHGNHQSEVVYEEYVDDGNHFRVKYVDDDSSENGSDDSMTSDASSWPSTQLPRKTKNQAAAKNSSAKQVNHHPKNRACEKSTDQEEDSEFKGRTRTTAASRVRSRGKVRKTR from the coding sequence ATGGAGTCTCCAAGAATCCATGAAGGAGTTGCTGAGGAGAAGAGTAGTTGTGAATCAGGATGGACTATGTACATAGAAGATTCCTTCCATGGAAACCATCAGTCTGAGGTTGTCTATGAAGAATATGTTGATGATGGTAATCATTTCCGTGTAAAATATGTCGATGATGATAGTAGTGAAAATGGGAGCGATGACTCGATGACTTCTGATGCATCTTCATGGCCTAGCACTCAGCTTCCGAGGAAGACAAAGAATCAAGCAGCTGCAAAGAATAGTAGTGCCAAACAAGTCAATCATCACCCAAAGAACAGAGCTTGTGAAAAATCCACCGACCAAGAAGAAGATTCTGAGTTCAAGGGTAGAACAAGAACCACTGCAGCTAGTCGTGTTCGAAGTAGAGGTAAGGTGAGAAAAACCAGATAA